One Deinococcus multiflagellatus DNA window includes the following coding sequences:
- the mutY gene encoding A/G-specific adenine glycosylase, whose product MIALPPEPLRAALLAWFDRAGRDLPWRRGPEGGRDPYRAWVAEILLQQTQVARGLGYYERFLAAFPTVQALAAAPLEDVLKAWEGCGYYARARNLHRAAAQVAAQGAFPGSYEGWLALPGVGPYTAAALSSFTLGAPHAVNDGNVRRVLARLYGERAPSPAWVQARADALLDPARPGAWNEAVMDLGATVCTPKAPRCAPCPLAQWCAARASGEPTAYPAPKVRAPVQAVQAVAALIGSRERAHLERREGTLLGGLMGLPAEALLAGESPEAALARLCARLGATPGPLLGQVRHGMTHRQVTLHVYRAQAELPLQPVAQAALARLDQKALALEAARQEGLFPA is encoded by the coding sequence GTGATTGCCTTGCCCCCAGAGCCGCTGCGCGCCGCGCTGCTGGCGTGGTTTGACCGCGCCGGGCGCGACCTGCCCTGGCGCCGCGGCCCCGAAGGCGGGCGCGACCCCTACCGCGCCTGGGTGGCCGAAATCCTGCTGCAGCAAACCCAGGTGGCGCGGGGCCTGGGCTACTACGAACGCTTTCTGGCTGCCTTTCCCACGGTGCAGGCCCTGGCGGCGGCCCCCTTGGAAGACGTGCTGAAAGCGTGGGAAGGCTGCGGCTACTACGCCCGCGCCCGCAACCTGCACCGCGCGGCGGCCCAGGTGGCTGCCCAGGGCGCCTTTCCGGGCAGCTACGAAGGCTGGCTGGCCCTGCCCGGGGTGGGGCCCTACACGGCGGCGGCCCTGAGCAGTTTCACGCTGGGCGCCCCGCACGCGGTCAACGACGGCAACGTGCGCCGGGTGCTGGCCCGGCTGTATGGCGAGCGGGCCCCCAGCCCCGCCTGGGTGCAGGCCCGCGCCGACGCCCTGCTGGACCCGGCGCGCCCCGGCGCCTGGAACGAGGCGGTCATGGATCTGGGCGCCACGGTGTGTACGCCCAAAGCCCCGCGCTGCGCGCCGTGCCCGCTGGCCCAGTGGTGCGCCGCGCGGGCGTCGGGCGAGCCGACGGCTTATCCGGCCCCTAAGGTACGCGCCCCGGTGCAGGCCGTGCAGGCGGTGGCCGCGCTGATTGGCAGCCGCGAGCGGGCCCACCTGGAACGGCGCGAGGGCACGCTGCTGGGCGGCCTGATGGGGCTGCCTGCCGAGGCGCTACTGGCTGGCGAGTCCCCCGAAGCGGCCCTGGCCCGGCTGTGCGCGCGCCTGGGGGCCACCCCGGGGCCGCTGCTGGGGCAGGTGCGCCACGGCATGACCCACCGGCAGGTGACCCTGCACGTGTACCGCGCCCAGGCCGAGTTGCCCTTGCAGCCGGTGGCCCAGGCCGCCCTGGCCCGCCTGGACCAGAAGGCACTGGCCCTGGAGGCTGCCCGGCAGGAAGGGCTGTTTCCGGCCTAA